A genomic window from Streptomyces sp. NBC_01429 includes:
- a CDS encoding thioesterase II family protein codes for MTTSTEESLWARCFHPAPDRAGQLFCFPHAGGSASFYFPVSAQLSPVAEVFSVQYPGRQDRRKETSPDDIGTMADQVYAALRGQLGARPTTFFGHSMGATIAFEVARRFEADGGELTHLFASGRRAPSRTRDEDVHLRSDDGIVAELKLMSGTDTALLGDEEILRMILPAIRTDYRAIETYRCPPDATVRAPITALTGDSDPKTALDEAEDWRRHTTGAFDLKVFPGGHFYLSAQAPAVIGVLREHLAAVSG; via the coding sequence ATGACGACATCCACCGAGGAGAGCCTTTGGGCCCGGTGCTTCCATCCGGCCCCCGACCGTGCGGGACAACTCTTCTGCTTCCCCCACGCGGGCGGCTCGGCATCCTTCTACTTCCCGGTCTCCGCGCAACTGTCGCCCGTCGCCGAGGTGTTCTCGGTGCAGTATCCGGGCCGTCAGGACCGGCGCAAGGAGACCAGCCCCGACGACATCGGCACCATGGCCGACCAGGTGTACGCGGCGCTCCGCGGACAACTCGGGGCGCGGCCCACCACCTTCTTCGGACACAGCATGGGCGCGACGATCGCCTTCGAGGTCGCGAGGCGGTTCGAGGCCGACGGCGGCGAGCTGACCCATCTCTTCGCCTCGGGTCGGCGCGCTCCGTCCCGTACCCGTGACGAGGATGTGCATCTGCGCTCCGACGACGGGATCGTCGCCGAGCTGAAGCTGATGTCCGGCACCGATACGGCGCTCCTCGGCGACGAGGAGATCCTGCGGATGATCCTGCCGGCGATCCGTACCGACTACCGCGCCATCGAGACCTACCGGTGCCCGCCCGACGCCACCGTGCGCGCGCCGATCACCGCGCTGACCGGCGACAGCGATCCGAAGACCGCGCTGGACGAGGCCGAGGACTGGCGCCGGCACACCACCGGAGCCTTCGACCTGAAGGTCTTCCCCGGCGGGCACTTCTACCTGAGCGCTCAGGCACCCGCCGTCATCGGGGTGCTCCGGGAGCATCTGGCGGCCGTTTCGGGCTAG
- a CDS encoding FUSC family protein: MPAPLVPPSRRAVPAWLLHPLGWRSGPIPWTAVLRGALSAGPLLALGVVTGHLGEAILAGLGAMLAGVNDRPGTRRTGVVHIGLPAVAGAFGLLCGGLLADAGGRWAAVPALFVVGWLSGALSVSGPVWSAAAMQLLVTASLGAGMPLPGPAWLKALCYLGGAAWLLLLRVVLRTTGLRRGARWDGEREAVAAVFDALADALRAVGGPDAEPARTRLITAQQRADESLRLMRLLSWPRRSGGPGAAGATRISDRFGAATALCEAGIALLWEGRPLPGQIAEGPRRLAAAVRADSAPGALPSPVSDTVQRGAFDRALLDAAVTFDRTAPGRAPSPARRPAGDVPDTDTATGRDTATDADPPRTPPKTSSASERRAGLRRNITPRLRAWLGRVFAPARRENGLRVALCVAASAAVALSLHQTHWYWLPATAAFLVKPDLGPLFSRVVNRVVGTATGVLVFTLTMTWLGGTWWLLAVVVTGGALIPVATRHFGFQTAVVTLLVLSFVYAGGDTEATAARLLDTALACGIVLLVGHLPLLTDPRVRVGHRFAVALRHTERYLRYVLDAPGAPRAPGVPGTTPRGSDATGIALRHSAYRALAEARAAVGTAAAELPGPHRTHRHDWLAVMALAERIVDAATVCAVRVEQGVPMPPATEIREVTGALSAMADALEDGRGTAAATLPPVPRACRSLRDVMTQLHGIQALTNAA, from the coding sequence TTGCCCGCGCCGCTCGTTCCGCCGTCCCGCCGTGCCGTGCCCGCCTGGCTGCTGCACCCCCTGGGCTGGCGCTCCGGGCCCATCCCGTGGACCGCCGTGCTCCGCGGCGCCCTGAGCGCGGGACCGCTGCTGGCGCTCGGAGTGGTGACCGGACACCTCGGCGAGGCGATCCTGGCCGGCCTCGGCGCGATGCTCGCCGGTGTCAACGACCGCCCCGGCACCCGCCGTACCGGTGTGGTGCACATCGGACTGCCAGCCGTCGCGGGCGCTTTCGGACTGCTGTGCGGTGGGTTGCTCGCCGACGCGGGCGGCCGCTGGGCCGCCGTGCCCGCGCTCTTCGTCGTGGGCTGGCTCTCCGGCGCGCTGAGTGTGTCGGGACCGGTGTGGTCGGCGGCGGCCATGCAACTGCTCGTCACGGCGTCCCTCGGCGCGGGAATGCCGCTGCCCGGCCCCGCCTGGCTCAAGGCGCTCTGCTACCTCGGCGGCGCCGCCTGGCTGCTGCTGCTCCGGGTGGTGCTGCGCACCACCGGCCTGCGGCGCGGCGCGCGGTGGGACGGGGAGCGGGAGGCCGTCGCCGCGGTCTTCGACGCGCTCGCCGACGCACTGCGCGCCGTGGGCGGACCCGACGCGGAGCCGGCCAGGACACGGCTGATCACCGCCCAGCAGCGCGCGGACGAATCCCTGCGCCTGATGCGGCTGTTGTCCTGGCCGCGTCGCTCCGGCGGTCCCGGCGCGGCCGGAGCGACGCGGATCAGCGACCGCTTCGGCGCGGCGACGGCGCTGTGCGAGGCGGGTATCGCGCTGCTGTGGGAGGGCCGCCCGCTGCCGGGCCAGATCGCCGAGGGACCCCGCCGGCTCGCGGCGGCGGTACGGGCCGACTCCGCCCCCGGCGCCCTGCCGAGCCCCGTCTCCGACACCGTCCAACGCGGCGCGTTCGACCGGGCGTTGCTCGACGCGGCGGTGACGTTCGACCGTACGGCACCGGGCCGTGCGCCGTCCCCGGCACGGCGGCCCGCCGGGGACGTCCCCGACACCGACACCGCCACCGGCCGTGACACCGCCACTGACGCCGACCCTCCCCGTACCCCGCCCAAGACCTCCTCGGCGTCCGAGCGCCGCGCGGGACTCCGGCGGAACATCACACCGCGACTGCGGGCATGGCTCGGGCGTGTGTTCGCTCCCGCCCGGCGGGAGAACGGACTGCGGGTCGCGCTGTGCGTCGCCGCGAGCGCCGCCGTCGCGCTCAGCCTCCACCAGACCCACTGGTACTGGCTGCCCGCCACCGCCGCGTTCCTCGTCAAGCCCGACCTGGGGCCGTTGTTCTCACGGGTGGTGAACCGGGTCGTGGGCACCGCCACCGGCGTGCTCGTGTTCACCCTCACCATGACCTGGCTCGGCGGCACCTGGTGGCTGCTCGCCGTGGTCGTGACGGGCGGAGCGCTGATCCCGGTCGCCACCCGGCACTTCGGATTCCAGACCGCCGTGGTGACCCTGCTGGTCCTCTCCTTCGTCTACGCGGGCGGCGACACCGAGGCGACCGCCGCCCGGCTGCTCGACACCGCGCTCGCCTGCGGCATCGTGCTGCTCGTCGGCCATCTGCCGCTGCTGACCGATCCGCGCGTACGCGTCGGCCACCGCTTCGCCGTGGCGCTGCGGCACACGGAGCGGTATCTGCGCTACGTACTCGACGCCCCCGGCGCCCCTCGCGCGCCCGGCGTCCCGGGCACCACGCCCCGCGGCTCGGACGCCACCGGCATCGCGTTGCGGCACTCCGCCTACCGGGCGCTCGCCGAGGCGCGGGCGGCCGTCGGCACCGCCGCCGCCGAACTGCCGGGCCCGCACCGTACCCACCGCCACGACTGGCTGGCGGTGATGGCCCTGGCCGAGCGGATCGTGGACGCCGCGACCGTGTGTGCCGTACGGGTGGAGCAGGGGGTGCCGATGCCTCCGGCCACGGAGATACGGGAGGTGACCGGGGCGTTGTCCGCCATGGCCGACGCGCTGGAGGACGGCAGGGGAACGGCCGCCGCCACGCTGCCCCCGGTCCCGCGCGCCTGCCGGTCGCTGCGCGACGTCATGACTCAGCTGCACGGAATACAGGCCCTGACCAACGCCGCCTGA